Proteins from a genomic interval of Nasonia vitripennis strain AsymCx chromosome 3, Nvit_psr_1.1, whole genome shotgun sequence:
- the LOC100121008 gene encoding protein YIPF1 yields MSHPGVAFQNVKIVLDDINTHRTVDTMDGNRMNPGDQQFISFQDFPDMNSASSAQVHVDLGTPGQNQQLFGQMQDDPSLQGFPGQKDEKAPKSFWTVEYYQKFFNVSTNDVVERLKRSMIPHGMDNYLISYIRPNPDLYGPFWVCVTLIFAIAISGNLANYFQTASSGNYHWKYDFHIVSYAATCIFLYAWLLPLVLWGALKWSKSQEPTANDELIQNDADIGLLELLCLYGYSLTIYIPVAFLWTIQIGLLQWSLVLVATVLSGGVLIRSLLPIIPGKQKPIYLAVILGMHLVLAAGFMLYFFHVPSTSHPDIIPTPSSTSTTVAPIKISPAQNISAPSKQA; encoded by the exons CTTAGACGATATCAACACACACCGGACAGTGGACACGATGGACGGCAACAGAATGAATCCTGGAGATCAgcaatttatttctttccAAGACTTTCCTGACATGAACAGTGCAAGTTCGGCACAGGTACACGTCGATCTAGGAACTCCCGGACAAAATCAGCAACTCTTCGGACAGATGCAGGATGATCCATCACTGCAAGGTTTTCCTGGTCAGAAAGACG AAAAAGCCCCAAAGAGTTTTTGGACTGTGGAGTATTACCAAAAGTTTTTCAACGTAAGCACAAATGATGTGGTAGAAAGGTTGAAGAGATCGATGATACCTCATGGAATGGATAATTACTTGATATCGTACATAAGGCCAAACCCAGACTTGTATGGCCCATTTTGGGTTTGCGTTACATTAATATTTGCGATCGCAATCAGCGGAAATCTCGCTAATTACTTCCAGACAGCGAGTAGTGGAAATTATCATTGGAAGTATGATTTCCACATTGTGTCGTATGCTGCCACTTGTATATTTCTTTACGCTTGGTTGTTACCACTCGTGCTTTGGGGAGCTTTAAAATGGTCCAAGTCTCAAGAACCGACTGCAAATGATGAATTAATTCAG AATGATGCAGACATTGGCCTGCTGGAACTTCTCTGCCTGTATGGCTATTCTCTCACGATTTATATTCCTGTAGCGTTCTTGTGGACAATACAAATAGGTCTCTTGCAATGGTCACTGGTATTAGTTGCAACTGTTTTATCTGGTGGTGTTTTAATAAGGTCTCTGCTACCAATTATTCCAg GAAAACAAAAACCTATATACCTCGCTGTTATATTGGGAATGCACTTGGTGCTCGCGGCAGGTTTTATGCTGTACTTTTTCCACGTGCCATCGACATCGCATCCGGATATTATTCCTACTCCGAGTTCAACATCTACAACTGTGGCACCTATAAAAATAAGTCCTGCTCAGAATATCAGTGCACCTTCCAAGCAAGCGTAA